ATTCCGGCGTCCGGTCCGGATCCATCGTGGCGCCGCAGTTCGATTCGCTGCTGGCCAAGCTGATCGTCACCGGCGCGGACAGGCCGCAGGCGCTCCGCCGGGCCCGCCGGGCCCTCGCAGAAATGGAAATCACCGGCGTGGCCACCGTCCTGCCCTTTCACCGCGCCGTGGTGGCGGCGCCGGACTTCACGTCGGAAACCGCTTTGGGGATCCACACGCGCTGGATCGAGACGGACTTCGCGGACTCCATCGCGGCGGATCCGGAGTTCGGCACGTCCGTCCCGGACGGTGCGCGGCGCACCATCACCGTTGACGTCGATGGCCGGCGCCTCGCCGTCGGGCTTCCCGCCGCCCTGTTGGACGGCTGGGCGCGGTCCGGTGCGCGCGTTCCGGCCGGGGTTTCCATGGAAGACGAGCACGACGGCGGCGCCGAGGCGGGTGCCGCCCAGCCCGGCGAGCTGCGGGCGGGCATGGCCGGAACGGTCGTGAAGTGGCTGGTGGAGCCGGGCGCCGAAGTGGCTGCCGGGGATCCGGTGGTGGTGCTGGAGGCCATGAAAATGGAGACCCAGGTTGCCGCGCACAGGGACGGGACCCTGACGGACGTGCGGGCTCTAGCCGGCGGAGTTGTCGGCGCGGGGGCCGTGTTGGCGCTGATCGAATAGACAGGTTCCCGCGCTCATCGGAAATTCCCGCGCCAAGCGGAGAAAGGAAAGTCCGGCCGGGAGAAATTCCGGCCGGACTCCTGCTGATGCTGTGAAAAGTCTTAGTCGGTGTGGTTGGACAATGCCACCAGGACACCGGCAAGGGCAAAGTACTTGTTGCTGCCGAGGTCCTTGACGGTCTTGATGCCCATTCCGGCGAGGAGTTCGTCGTGCTTCTCCGTCAGGCCGGCCAGCGCCGACGGCGGGGCATCAAGGATTTCCTTCAGGCTCTTGCCCTCGTAGTCCTTGTCGAGTTTCTTGCCCAGTTCAATTGATACGGCCATGATCATCCTTTGCTCGAACGAACCTTGAAGTCGGCAATCCAGGCGCGGAATGCTCCGGATTGCCATGCCGCCCACAGTGCCCCGGCGCCATAGTGGCTACGCTATCCCAGCTGTGGGCGCGCGGGGAGTTTTTGGGACTGGTTTTTTGTGGCCGGAATGGGGGCAGAATGCTTCCGCTGAGTGGGAGCTTAGGTTGCCACCGGCGCCGTGACGGAACAAGGTTGCAGCATGACCAAGTTGCAGGCAACGGCCAACCACTTTGGAACGGATGTCACGGCAGGAATCGAGGCGGAGCCCGATGGTGTCATCACCCTGGCTCCTCATCTTGCTGCCCTGTGGGAGCTGGCGGCGCCATTTCTTGACGTGCGGAACAATGACGCCCACACGCTGTACGCCTTCGGCCTGGCCAGCGCACTGCTGGACGCGCACCCCGAAGCGGATGCCGCCGTCGTGCTTCCCGCGATCATGCTGCACGACATCGGCTGGTCCCAGGTGCCGCCGTCGGAGGTCCTGGCGGCGATCGCGCCGGGAGGCGGCAGGCCGGACCTCGTGCTGCTGCATGAGAAAGAGGGCGCCAGGCTCGGGGCGGAGCTTCTCGGGAAGTCCGGCTACGATGCCGCGAAAATCCCGGCGATTCTGGACATCATTGACGGCCACGACTCCCGCCGTGAAGCACTCTCCATCGAGGACGCCATCGTCAAGGACGCCGACAAAACGTGGCGGCTCAGTCCACACGGCATCGACACGGTGATGGACTGGTTCGGCCTGGACCGGGGGCAGGCGCTCCGGCTGTGCAGCCAACGCGTGCACGGCCACCTGTTCACGGACGAGGCGAAAGCCATGGCACGGGCGCTGTCGGCGCTGGAATCGGTCACCGCGTGGCCGCAGCGCCAACAACTGCTCAAGGCCGGACCGAACGCCGGACAGAACGCCGGCACGAACTCCGGCGGGGACGACGGCCCCGCCTCCATCTAGACTCGAATCCGGACACTGGCAGGCGCGTCCGGAAACGAGGAGGTCCCCATGGCCGGCGGCAGCCGCGAGCCCGGACGCACAGTGACGTCCAAGGTGCTGGCCATACTGGAGGCCTTTGAGACCTCCCGCGGCGCCCTGAGCCTGACCGATATCGCGGAGAAATCCGGGTTGCCGCTCAGCACGACGCACCGGCTGGTCAATGAACTGACGGACTGGGGCTTCCTCTCACGGGAGCCAAACGGACGCTACCAGCTCGGCATCCGGCTGTGGGAACTCGCCCAGAACACCGGACGCCAGTTGCGTGACGCCGCCCAGCCCTACGTGCAGGACCTGTTTTCCCTCACGGGCGAGACCGCACACCTGGCGGTACGGGCCGGCCATGAAGTCCTCTACATTGACCGCGTTTACGGCTCGAAACGCGTGCCCCGGGCCTCCCGCGTGGGAGGCCGTCTCCCGATGCACGCGACCGCCGTCGGGAAGGTCATTCTGGCATTCGAGGACGACTGGGTCCGCGACGCCTATCTGAACCGGGACCTCGAACGGCCTACCGCGCACACGCATATCGACCCGCGGCGGTTCGCCGAAGAGCTCACCCAGATCCGGGCGCAGGGTTACGCCACCACCCTGGAGGAAGTGCGGCTGGGCTCATGCTCCATCGCCGTCCCCGTGTTCCATACGGGCCGGATCGGTGCCGGTCTCGGCCTGGTGCTGCCCAGCTCGCACGCGTCCACCATGACCCGGCATCTTCCGGTCCTGAAGGGGATCTCCGCTCAGATTGAGCGGGCCACCGCACGGATTCCGCTGGAGACGCTGATCGGCGTGCACCGCGGCCCGCGGACCTGAACCGCTTGCAGGCGGTGCCAGTTAACCCAGGCAGCCCCAGGATGTGGTCCCGGGGCTGCCTGTATTAAGCGGTGAAACTTCGTCGATTACGAGAGCGTCGACGTATCAATCACGAAGCGGTAGCGGACGTCCGAAGCGAGGACTCGTTCGTACGCTTCGTTGATCTTGCCGGCCGGGATGACCTCGATCTCGGCGCCCAGGTGGTGCTCGGCGCAGAAGTCGAGCATTTCCTGGGTCTCGCGGATGCCGCCGATCATGGAACCGGCGAAGGAGCGGCGGCCGCCGATGAGGGCAAATGCGTTCACGGGAAGCGGCTCGGCCGGGGCGCCGACGTTCACCATGGCACCGTCGAGGGACAGCAGCTGCAGGTAGGAGCTGATGTCGATCGAGGCGCTGACCGTGTTGATGATCAGGTCGAAGCTGCCCGCCAGGTCCGTGAAAGTGGCCTCGTCGCTGGTGGCGTAGTAGTGGTCCGCTCCCAGCTTCAGTCCGTCCTCCTGCTTTTTCAGCGACTGCGACAGGACACTGACCTCAGCGCCCATGGCGTGCGCGAGCTTGACGGCCATGTGGCCGAGCCCGCCGAGGCCGACGACGGCGACCTTCTTGCCGGGACCGGCACCCCAGTGCCGCAAGGGGGAGTACGTGGTGACGCCCGCGCACAAAAGGGGAGCGGCGACGTCGAGCTCTATGCCTTCGGGGATGCTGACCACGAAGTTTTCGGTGACGACGACGTGGGTGGAGTAGCCGCCCTGGGTGATGGTGCCGTCGCGGTCCACGGCGCCGTAGGTGCCGGTGTTTCCGGCGAGGCAGTACTGCTCCTCGCCCTTCTTGCAGTTGACGCATTCGCCGCAGGAATTGACCATGCAGCCGACGCCGACGCGGTCGCCGACGGAGTGCTTGGTGACGGCGGTGCCGACCTCGGTGACGATGCCGGCAATCTCGTGGCCGGGAACCAGCGGGTACTGCTGGGGTCCCCACTCACCGCGGACGGTGTGGATGTCCGAGTGGCAGATGCCGGCAAATTTGATCTCGATCAGAACATCGTGCGGGCCGACGTCGCGGCGTTCGATGGTGGTGGGGACGAGATCTCCGTCAGCGGACGGGGCAGCGTAGGCATGAGCGATAAGCAATATTTCTCCTATTGAGAGGGGCAGACAGCTTTCGGATGGAGCTGCTGGAGTTCGTGGCCGCGGGCGGGTGGCGCCGAGCGGGCACTCTTCCATCAAAGCGCATCCGGCAGTTCTGAGGGAGGCCCTGCCTTGAGGGGTACTGGCAGGGCCCCCCTCGGTGAACCCGTACCTGGCGCCTTACAGGTTCCGGGCTGGCATCTTTGCGGTCTGCACGATGTTTTCCGTGGCGGCCCAGGAGGCGAGGAGTTTGAGGGCTTCCTCCGAGGGGCTGCCGGGCACGGCGGGGTAGACCGTCAGGGTGTGGCCGGGGTCCTCGTCCAGTTCCAGGACCTGGTAGTCCAGTTCCAGGAGCCCCACCACCGGGTGCTGAAACAACTTGGTGCCGGAGTAGTGGCGTCTGACATTGTGCGCTGCCCAGCGGGTGCGGAAGTCGTCGCTGCGCATGGAGAGTTCGCCCACGAGTTCGGCGATTCCCTTGTCATGCGGATTGCGGCCTGCTTCGCGGCGGAGGATGGCCACATTGGCGCTGGCGGCGCTGTTCCAGTCGGTATAGAAGTTGTGCGACCGCGGGTCCAGGAAGATGAACCGCGAGTGGTTCCCCGGCCGCGTCGCACCGCGGTACATGTCAGCGTAGAGGGCGTAGCACAGGGTGTTGGCGGCCACGATGTCCAGCCGGTTGTTGCCGATGAACGCGGGTGCGCCGGTGATGGCATCCAGCAGGTGCTGCAGCACGGGACGGACCCCGCGGCCTGTGGTGTTTGCCGGGCTGCGCTTGCGGCCGGAGGTCGCGGCCGCGCGTGCCAGGTCGTAGAGGTGATCATGCTCGGCGCGGTCCAGTTCCAGCGCGCCGGCGATCGAGTCGAGGACGCTGTCCGAGACGCCCGCGAGGTTCCCCCGTTCGAGGCGGGTGTAGTACTCCACGCTGACGCCCGCGAGGCGTGCGACTTCTTCGCGCCGCAGTCCGGGGACGCGGCGCCGGCCGCCGTAGGGTTCCAGGCCTGCCTGTTCCGGGGTGATGCGGGCACGGCGCGAGGACAGGAACTGCCGTACCTCTGCTCGGTTATCCATGGGACTTCGTTACGGGGAACCCTGATCGGCGTGGGAGGTTCTGCTGGTGCCTTGTTGCGGGCTTCCGTGGTCCGGGGCCCGCAACGGCGAAACGAGGATTCGCAGTCAGACCCGGGACCTGCCTTGAATGAAATGGAAGATCAGCACAACCACTGCAACAACCAGAAGTATGTGAATAAGGCCGCCGCCGATATTGGCGAGCAGGCCCAAAAGCCAGAGAACTGCGATGATGATGGCTATCCAAAGCAACATGGGACTCTCCTTGGTTTCGCTTGGCCGGGCACTGACCCGGCCTAACACCCACTCGGTATCGCGTGGTGATAATCACCATATTTCAGAAAATGGCTACTGGATACGGCGAAACACTAAGTAGGCTACATAAAATTTATGAGTCAAACCCGCCCGCTGATCACCCGGTCACGCCCGGCAAGAATGCCCATCACGGCGAGTACCGCCATGAGGCCCGCAGTGACAAGGAGCGGAAGCGTCCAGTCTCCGCTGACATCCCGAAGGCCGCCGAACATCACCGGCCCCGCCGCCGCGAGGGCGTAGCCAACGGACTGTGCCATGCCGGACAAAGACGCTGCCTGCGGGTAATTCACGGTCCGGAGGCTGAACAGCGACAGCGCAATGACAATGAGGCTGCCGCAGCCGATTGCCCCCAGCAGGACCCACAGCAGAATGAGGTCCGGCGCAATGGCCAGCCCGAGGAACGTGACGAACGTCAGGGCGCCGCTGACAAAGGACACGAGCCGCTGGTCCGAACCCCGGTGGAGGATTCCGCCTGCGGCGAGGCTGGCAAAGACGCTGATGAGCAGGAAGATGGACAGATGGATACCGGCAGTCGTGGCCGGGACGCCGCGGCTTTGTTCGATGGTGGGCAGCCACGCCATGAGGACGTAGAAGGCGATCGACTGCAGCCCCATGAAGGCTGTCACCTGCCAGCCCAGGGCTGACGCCCAGGGCGACCGGTAGGAGACCTCCTGCCGGGCGGCGTGCGCGGCGCCCGTCGTGTGCCGGCGCAGCCACGGCAAAAGCACCGCCATGGCAAGGAGGGCCAGTCCCACCCAGATTCCGAGGGCAAGCCGCCAACCTGCCGGGGACGTCTGCGCGACAGGGACGACGACGGCGGCCCCGATTGCGGCGAAGGCCGCCTGGGTGGCGGTGTAGCTGCCCGTGACCTGGCTGACCCGCATCGGGAAGTCCCGCTTAACGAGCGAGGGCACCAGGACGTTGAGAAAGGCAATGGCCAGGCCGATCAGTGCGGTGCCTGCCCAGATGAAGCCGGGCACCGGCAAGGAGCGGAGCACGATGCCCGCGGCGAGGAACAGCAGGGAAAGCCACAGTGCCCGGTCCAGTCCCAGGCGGGAAGCGAAGGCGGGCGCCACCGGCGAAAAGACTGCAAACGCAATGAGCGGCAGGCCTGTGAGGAACCCTGCTGCGGCGCCGGATAACTGCAGGTCGCTGCTGATGTTTGCGAGGACCGGTCCCACGCTGACAAAGGACACCCGAAGGTTGACTGCGATGAGCAGAAGGCCGATGAAGGCGAAACCGAACCTGACAGAGCGGTCCGACGCCTTCCTGGTTGCACCGGTCATCGTGCGTTTCTTCCATCCTTTGGGGGTAGGGCGCCCATTGCACCCGTCCGATTCCGCCCGGTCAGATCAAAGCAGATCAGGCTTTTCGATTTGCCGCCAACATACCGCAAGTCGTCCCGAACTCCCCGTTCCCCGGTGCCGGAGGCGGGGGAGCCCCGTGGCCACGCCTATGCTTTTCTCAGCACGCGCCACATCTGGGAGACACATGGATAACAAGACAGCGGTCCTGCTCGTAGCGGACCGGGAGCAGTGGCAGCGGCAGTTTGCGCGCTACGCCACGATCCGCAAACGCGGAAATGGTTGCATTGGATACCTGCTCGGCGGTCCGCTGGCAGTTACTGCCCTGTACTT
The window above is part of the Pseudarthrobacter sp. IC2-21 genome. Proteins encoded here:
- a CDS encoding lmo0937 family membrane protein produces the protein MLLWIAIIIAVLWLLGLLANIGGGLIHILLVVAVVVLIFHFIQGRSRV
- a CDS encoding MFS transporter, with protein sequence MTGATRKASDRSVRFGFAFIGLLLIAVNLRVSFVSVGPVLANISSDLQLSGAAAGFLTGLPLIAFAVFSPVAPAFASRLGLDRALWLSLLFLAAGIVLRSLPVPGFIWAGTALIGLAIAFLNVLVPSLVKRDFPMRVSQVTGSYTATQAAFAAIGAAVVVPVAQTSPAGWRLALGIWVGLALLAMAVLLPWLRRHTTGAAHAARQEVSYRSPWASALGWQVTAFMGLQSIAFYVLMAWLPTIEQSRGVPATTAGIHLSIFLLISVFASLAAGGILHRGSDQRLVSFVSGALTFVTFLGLAIAPDLILLWVLLGAIGCGSLIVIALSLFSLRTVNYPQAASLSGMAQSVGYALAAAGPVMFGGLRDVSGDWTLPLLVTAGLMAVLAVMGILAGRDRVISGRV
- a CDS encoding IclR family transcriptional regulator produces the protein MAGGSREPGRTVTSKVLAILEAFETSRGALSLTDIAEKSGLPLSTTHRLVNELTDWGFLSREPNGRYQLGIRLWELAQNTGRQLRDAAQPYVQDLFSLTGETAHLAVRAGHEVLYIDRVYGSKRVPRASRVGGRLPMHATAVGKVILAFEDDWVRDAYLNRDLERPTAHTHIDPRRFAEELTQIRAQGYATTLEEVRLGSCSIAVPVFHTGRIGAGLGLVLPSSHASTMTRHLPVLKGISAQIERATARIPLETLIGVHRGPRT
- a CDS encoding HD domain-containing protein; translation: MTKLQATANHFGTDVTAGIEAEPDGVITLAPHLAALWELAAPFLDVRNNDAHTLYAFGLASALLDAHPEADAAVVLPAIMLHDIGWSQVPPSEVLAAIAPGGGRPDLVLLHEKEGARLGAELLGKSGYDAAKIPAILDIIDGHDSRREALSIEDAIVKDADKTWRLSPHGIDTVMDWFGLDRGQALRLCSQRVHGHLFTDEAKAMARALSALESVTAWPQRQQLLKAGPNAGQNAGTNSGGDDGPASI
- a CDS encoding helix-turn-helix transcriptional regulator, with the protein product MDNRAEVRQFLSSRRARITPEQAGLEPYGGRRRVPGLRREEVARLAGVSVEYYTRLERGNLAGVSDSVLDSIAGALELDRAEHDHLYDLARAAATSGRKRSPANTTGRGVRPVLQHLLDAITGAPAFIGNNRLDIVAANTLCYALYADMYRGATRPGNHSRFIFLDPRSHNFYTDWNSAASANVAILRREAGRNPHDKGIAELVGELSMRSDDFRTRWAAHNVRRHYSGTKLFQHPVVGLLELDYQVLELDEDPGHTLTVYPAVPGSPSEEALKLLASWAATENIVQTAKMPARNL
- a CDS encoding NAD(P)-dependent alcohol dehydrogenase → MLIAHAYAAPSADGDLVPTTIERRDVGPHDVLIEIKFAGICHSDIHTVRGEWGPQQYPLVPGHEIAGIVTEVGTAVTKHSVGDRVGVGCMVNSCGECVNCKKGEEQYCLAGNTGTYGAVDRDGTITQGGYSTHVVVTENFVVSIPEGIELDVAAPLLCAGVTTYSPLRHWGAGPGKKVAVVGLGGLGHMAVKLAHAMGAEVSVLSQSLKKQEDGLKLGADHYYATSDEATFTDLAGSFDLIINTVSASIDISSYLQLLSLDGAMVNVGAPAEPLPVNAFALIGGRRSFAGSMIGGIRETQEMLDFCAEHHLGAEIEVIPAGKINEAYERVLASDVRYRFVIDTSTLS